From Meiothermus sp., a single genomic window includes:
- a CDS encoding S1 RNA-binding domain-containing protein → MELEAGAIVEGRVTRIMDFGAFIEFPTGESGLVHISQVAHEFVKNIRDHLNEGDVVSVLVLGRDEKGRLDLSIKELTPAPIEPPRPKRLPRQAPEFENKLKSFLRGSGGFGTGGGKKQGGGKGGRKRR, encoded by the coding sequence ATGGAGCTTGAAGCCGGTGCAATCGTGGAAGGTCGCGTTACGCGAATTATGGATTTTGGGGCTTTTATCGAGTTCCCCACGGGGGAATCGGGGCTGGTACACATCTCGCAGGTGGCCCACGAGTTTGTCAAAAACATCCGTGATCACCTGAACGAAGGGGATGTGGTCTCGGTGCTGGTGCTGGGCCGTGACGAGAAAGGCCGTCTCGATCTTTCCATCAAAGAACTCACCCCGGCCCCCATCGAACCCCCCCGGCCCAAACGCTTGCCCCGCCAGGCTCCCGAGTTTGAAAACAAACTCAAAAGCTTTCTGCGTGGCTCTGGGGGTTTTGGCACTGGAGGTGGCAAAAAGCAGGGTGGGGGAAAAGGCGGACGCAAGCGCCGCTAA
- a CDS encoding DUF2892 domain-containing protein gives MVPNVGSTDRLIRYILAVVFFLIAFFASSGIWSWVFGLLGVVMLVTATLNFCPIWAALKINTRGKAT, from the coding sequence ATGGTTCCCAATGTAGGCAGTACCGATCGGCTGATTCGTTACATCCTGGCGGTGGTGTTTTTCCTGATCGCCTTTTTTGCTAGCAGCGGTATCTGGTCTTGGGTGTTTGGGTTGCTGGGGGTGGTGATGCTGGTAACCGCTACCCTCAACTTCTGCCCCATCTGGGCTGCGCTCAAGATCAACACCAGGGGCAAGGCCACCTGA
- a CDS encoding enoyl-ACP reductase, whose product MVSIDLSGKKALVMGVTNEHSLGWAIAEKLHAAGAEIAFSYQGERLRDKLEKLTAGLPNRRLYQVDVTDEDALKAMFADLERAWGGLDYVVHSIAFAPRAAMEGRFIDTTATDWNTALQVSAYSLVAVAREAEPLLREGGSLITLTYYASEKVVPKYNVMGIAKAALEASVRYLAYELGKKNIRVNAVSAGAIRTVAAMSIPGFRKMVAKYNATAPLGRMITHEEVGHLGLYLLSPLSSGTTGQTVYVDAGYSIMGMSFDEEGT is encoded by the coding sequence ATGGTTTCAATTGACTTATCCGGCAAAAAGGCGCTTGTAATGGGCGTGACCAATGAGCACAGCCTGGGCTGGGCCATCGCCGAAAAATTACACGCTGCGGGAGCCGAAATAGCCTTCAGCTACCAAGGAGAGCGCCTCCGGGACAAACTGGAAAAACTCACCGCGGGCCTTCCCAATCGGCGCCTGTACCAGGTAGACGTAACCGACGAGGATGCCCTTAAGGCCATGTTCGCCGACCTAGAACGGGCTTGGGGTGGGCTGGACTACGTGGTGCACTCGATTGCCTTTGCCCCCCGTGCGGCTATGGAAGGGCGCTTTATTGACACCACCGCCACCGACTGGAACACCGCGCTACAGGTCTCGGCCTATTCGCTGGTAGCAGTAGCCCGCGAAGCCGAGCCTCTCTTGCGTGAGGGGGGCAGCCTGATCACCCTGACCTACTACGCTTCTGAAAAAGTGGTACCCAAATACAACGTGATGGGTATTGCCAAAGCAGCCCTGGAAGCCAGCGTGCGCTACTTAGCCTACGAGCTCGGCAAAAAGAACATCCGGGTCAATGCGGTGAGCGCGGGGGCCATTCGCACCGTAGCCGCCATGAGCATCCCCGGCTTTCGCAAGATGGTCGCCAAGTACAACGCCACCGCTCCCCTAGGACGCATGATTACCCACGAGGAAGTGGGCCATCTGGGCTTGTATCTGCTCTCTCCCCTGTCCAGCGGAACCACCGGTCAGACGGTGTACGTGGATGCAGGCTACAGCATCATGGGCATGAGCTTTGATGAAGAAGGAACCTGA
- a CDS encoding DUF2892 domain-containing protein, translating to MKPNEGTTDRMVRLVLAAVLFLLAFTLAQGVWVYVAVVLGGVMLLTAAVGFCPLYALLGINTCPVRRKA from the coding sequence ATGAAACCCAACGAAGGTACAACCGACCGGATGGTTCGCCTGGTGCTGGCGGCGGTGTTATTCCTTTTGGCTTTTACGCTGGCCCAAGGGGTGTGGGTTTATGTAGCGGTGGTTTTGGGCGGGGTCATGCTACTAACAGCAGCTGTGGGGTTCTGCCCCTTGTACGCCCTCCTGGGCATCAACACCTGCCCGGTACGACGTAAGGCCTAG
- a CDS encoding neutral zinc metallopeptidase, producing the protein MKWEDLRKSQNVEDRRGRGPRMGGPAGIGIGAVILALLGGLLFGVNPVDILSQLQGGPVTNAPAPQNTPANDLEGQFVRSIVGDLEDTWGQMIQGYRPPQLVLFDGQVESACGFADAAVGPFYCPRDAKVYLDTSFFDQMERLTRGQTSDFAKAYVIAHEVGHHIQNLLGISDKVRAQQAQSSQAMANQLSVRLELQADCLAGVWGHYAQKRGLLEFGDVEGAIAAASAIGDDNLQRRSQGYVVPEAFTHGSSEQRVGWFNRGLQSGDPNRCNTFR; encoded by the coding sequence ATGAAATGGGAAGACCTGCGCAAGAGCCAGAACGTAGAAGACCGCCGGGGACGTGGCCCCCGCATGGGCGGCCCTGCCGGCATCGGCATTGGAGCGGTGATACTGGCCTTGCTGGGGGGTTTGCTGTTTGGGGTGAACCCGGTGGATATCCTTTCCCAACTCCAGGGCGGGCCCGTGACCAACGCCCCGGCCCCCCAGAATACGCCCGCCAATGACCTTGAGGGCCAGTTTGTGCGTTCCATCGTGGGCGATCTGGAAGATACCTGGGGGCAGATGATCCAGGGCTACCGGCCTCCACAACTGGTCTTGTTTGATGGCCAGGTGGAGTCGGCCTGTGGTTTTGCCGATGCGGCAGTGGGGCCCTTTTACTGTCCCCGCGATGCCAAGGTCTACCTCGATACCAGCTTTTTTGATCAGATGGAGCGCCTGACCCGGGGGCAGACCAGCGACTTCGCCAAGGCCTATGTGATTGCCCACGAGGTGGGCCACCATATCCAGAACCTGCTGGGCATTTCCGATAAGGTGCGCGCCCAGCAAGCCCAGAGCAGCCAGGCGATGGCCAACCAGCTCTCGGTGCGTCTGGAGTTACAGGCCGACTGTCTGGCCGGGGTCTGGGGTCACTACGCCCAAAAGCGGGGTTTGCTCGAGTTTGGCGACGTGGAGGGGGCCATTGCGGCGGCTAGCGCCATCGGCGACGATAACCTCCAGCGCCGCTCCCAGGGCTATGTGGTGCCCGAGGCCTTTACCCACGGTTCCTCAGAGCAGCGGGTGGGTTGGTTCAACCGGGGCTTGCAGAGCGGCGACCCAAACCGCTGCAATACCTTCCGCTAG
- a CDS encoding ExeM/NucH family extracellular endonuclease yields MKPSLRVGVLSLVLIVLSACTQAPPAQPQAKLTAQVVSDGVVISQVYGGGGNSGAPYTHDFVELFNRGSTPVSLNGWSIQYASATGTGNFGASSAQLTELPNVTLQPGQYYLVQQAGGTVGVALPTPDLVDATPIAMAAAAGKVALVSSTTPLGCNGGSTPCSAAQLAQIVDLVGYGNANFFEGSGAAPTLSNTTAAIRKGNGCTETDQNASDFEAAAPNPRNTASARNFCGESAPSVVSSVPASSGTINPGDNLTLTFSEPVSVSGNWFEIACSASGTRTVADAVVTPNATSTQFVIDPNTDFASGESCTLTVFAVQVSDVDTLDPPDTLAANFVLTFNPVSVCDLPHTPIYQIQGSGPSAAITGSVVTKGVVVGDYEGPAPALRGFYIQDATGDGDPNTSDGLFVFNGNNDSVSLGDVVRVTGTAGEFQDQTQVSATSLTKCGTASVTPVDVTLPFASPTEAERFEGMLVRLPQTLYVTEHFQLGRFGQVVLSSGGRLWQPTHVTTPGAAANALQAQNNLNRIILDDALQNQNPDPILFARGGLPLSASNTLRGGDTATGIVGVMTYTWAGNAASGNAYRVRPIGALNGYVNFVAANPRPTAAPEVGGTLRVVGMNLLNFFNTFDGLPDTVDNCTNGLGGAPTDCRGADTLAEFNRQWPKTVAAILAMNPDVLGFNEMENDGYGPDSALAFLVDKLNEATAPGTYAFIDADAATGQVNALGTDAIKVGLIYKPARVTPVGQTAVLNTPAFVNGGDSAPRNRASLAQAFQQNDNGAIFIVNVNHLKSKGSVCDLPDQGDGQGNCNAVRTQAAQQLAAWLATHPTGIADPDVLLIGDYNSYAQEDPITALKNAGFVNLLETRLGQGAYSYVFDGQWGYLDHALASASLNAQVSGVAEYHINADEPSVLDYNTDFKTPNLQAVLYAPDPFRVSDHDPVVVGLNLAAPGAWFFGPIAPFPAYNNVNSGQAIPLIFSLGGNKGLNIFAPGYPKWQVIPCGSTAAVWGTHPTNSNGGLSYDPLQDRYTYPWKTEKAWAGSCRQLVVRYTDGITYRANFNFVK; encoded by the coding sequence ATGAAGCCATCTCTACGCGTGGGTGTTTTATCGCTCGTCTTGATTGTGCTCTCAGCCTGTACCCAGGCCCCGCCCGCCCAACCCCAGGCCAAACTCACCGCTCAAGTCGTTTCCGATGGGGTGGTGATTAGCCAGGTGTACGGTGGGGGCGGCAACAGCGGTGCGCCTTACACCCACGACTTTGTCGAGCTGTTCAACCGCGGAAGCACACCGGTTTCGTTGAACGGCTGGTCGATTCAATATGCCAGCGCCACTGGCACGGGCAACTTTGGAGCCAGCAGCGCACAGCTCACTGAGCTGCCCAACGTGACCTTACAGCCCGGACAGTACTACCTCGTACAGCAGGCGGGGGGTACGGTTGGGGTAGCTCTGCCAACGCCGGATTTGGTAGACGCCACCCCCATTGCCATGGCCGCCGCAGCGGGGAAGGTGGCGCTGGTCTCGAGCACCACCCCCCTGGGCTGCAATGGTGGCTCTACCCCCTGTTCTGCTGCCCAGCTCGCCCAAATCGTGGATCTGGTGGGCTATGGCAATGCCAACTTCTTTGAAGGTTCGGGCGCTGCCCCCACCCTTTCCAACACCACCGCGGCTATTCGCAAGGGCAACGGCTGTACCGAAACCGACCAAAACGCCAGCGATTTTGAAGCGGCCGCGCCCAACCCTCGCAATACTGCCTCCGCCCGCAATTTTTGCGGCGAGTCCGCGCCCAGTGTGGTCTCCTCGGTTCCGGCCTCGAGCGGCACCATCAACCCCGGCGACAACCTGACCCTGACCTTCAGCGAGCCGGTGAGCGTGAGCGGCAACTGGTTTGAAATTGCCTGCTCGGCCAGCGGAACGCGCACGGTGGCCGATGCGGTGGTCACGCCCAATGCCACCTCGACGCAGTTCGTGATCGACCCCAACACCGATTTCGCCTCGGGCGAGAGCTGTACCCTCACGGTTTTTGCGGTCCAGGTGTCGGATGTGGATACCCTCGACCCCCCCGACACCCTGGCCGCCAACTTCGTGCTGACCTTCAACCCGGTCTCGGTCTGCGACCTGCCCCATACCCCCATCTACCAGATTCAGGGCAGCGGCCCCTCGGCGGCCATTACCGGCAGCGTGGTCACCAAGGGCGTGGTGGTAGGCGATTACGAAGGCCCCGCCCCGGCCCTGCGCGGCTTTTACATCCAGGACGCTACGGGCGATGGAGACCCCAACACCTCCGATGGCCTCTTTGTGTTCAATGGCAACAACGACAGCGTGAGTCTGGGCGATGTGGTGCGGGTAACCGGCACGGCGGGGGAGTTCCAGGATCAGACCCAGGTGAGCGCCACCAGCCTCACCAAGTGCGGCACCGCAAGCGTCACCCCGGTAGACGTCACTCTGCCCTTTGCCTCGCCCACCGAGGCCGAGCGTTTTGAGGGCATGCTGGTGCGGCTGCCCCAGACCCTCTACGTGACCGAGCACTTCCAGCTGGGGCGCTTTGGGCAGGTGGTGCTCTCGTCGGGCGGCAGGCTATGGCAGCCCACCCACGTGACCACGCCCGGCGCTGCGGCCAATGCCCTGCAAGCCCAGAACAACCTCAACCGCATCATCCTGGACGATGCCCTGCAAAACCAGAACCCCGACCCCATCCTGTTTGCCCGGGGCGGCCTGCCGCTATCGGCCTCCAACACCTTGCGCGGCGGCGACACCGCTACGGGCATTGTGGGGGTGATGACCTATACCTGGGCCGGCAACGCCGCCAGCGGCAACGCCTACCGGGTGCGGCCTATTGGGGCCTTGAACGGCTATGTAAACTTTGTGGCGGCCAACCCCCGGCCCACTGCGGCGCCCGAGGTGGGGGGCACCCTGCGGGTGGTGGGGATGAACCTGCTCAACTTCTTCAACACCTTTGACGGGTTGCCGGATACCGTGGACAACTGTACCAACGGCCTAGGCGGTGCGCCTACCGACTGCCGCGGCGCCGATACCCTGGCCGAGTTCAACCGCCAGTGGCCCAAGACGGTGGCGGCCATCCTGGCCATGAACCCCGATGTGCTGGGCTTCAACGAGATGGAAAACGACGGATACGGCCCGGATAGCGCCCTGGCCTTCTTGGTGGACAAACTCAACGAAGCCACCGCGCCGGGCACCTATGCCTTCATCGACGCCGACGCGGCCACCGGCCAGGTTAATGCCCTAGGCACCGATGCCATCAAGGTAGGCCTGATCTACAAGCCGGCCCGCGTAACCCCGGTAGGCCAGACCGCGGTGCTCAATACCCCCGCCTTCGTGAACGGCGGCGACAGCGCCCCGCGCAACCGGGCCTCGCTGGCCCAGGCCTTCCAGCAAAACGATAATGGGGCCATTTTCATCGTCAATGTGAACCACCTCAAGAGCAAGGGCTCGGTCTGTGACCTGCCCGACCAGGGCGACGGGCAGGGCAACTGCAACGCGGTACGCACCCAGGCTGCGCAGCAACTCGCGGCCTGGCTGGCCACCCACCCCACCGGCATTGCCGACCCGGATGTGCTTCTGATTGGCGACTATAACTCTTACGCCCAGGAAGACCCCATCACCGCCCTCAAGAACGCGGGCTTTGTGAACCTGCTCGAGACCCGCTTAGGCCAGGGTGCCTATTCGTATGTGTTCGATGGGCAGTGGGGCTACCTCGACCATGCCCTGGCCTCGGCCTCGCTAAACGCCCAGGTCAGCGGGGTGGCCGAGTATCACATCAACGCCGACGAGCCCAGCGTGCTGGACTACAACACCGACTTCAAGACCCCCAACCTGCAAGCGGTGCTTTATGCCCCCGACCCGTTCCGGGTTTCCGACCACGACCCGGTGGTGGTGGGGCTGAACCTGGCTGCTCCGGGGGCCTGGTTCTTTGGCCCCATTGCGCCGTTCCCGGCTTACAACAACGTCAACTCGGGGCAGGCCATTCCGCTCATCTTCAGCCTGGGCGGCAACAAGGGCCTGAACATCTTTGCGCCGGGCTACCCCAAGTGGCAGGTGATTCCGTGCGGCTCTACCGCTGCGGTATGGGGCACCCACCCCACCAATAGCAACGGCGGCCTCAGCTACGACCCGCTGCAAGACCGCTACACCTACCCCTGGAAAACCGAGAAAGCCTGGGCGGGTAGCTGCCGCCAACTGGTAGTGCGCTACACCGACGGCATTACCTACCGGGCCAACTTCAACTTTGTGAAGTAG
- a CDS encoding metalloregulator ArsR/SmtB family transcription factor, producing MNTPRRLMEYLKQHGPSTIKELMAHLGLSQTAVRHQLNSLEKSGWLAREQRREGRGRPATVYRLTQASEGLFPKRYPELLDAVLAEAEREGLLERLLEGVAESMAAELRRKLEGLEGPAKLEALLTHMDYGDMLGTLEETPAGWELKAHNCLYYATGQRFEPVCNLPPKVITKVTGLPAERPFCQRDGLRACHFLIGKG from the coding sequence ATGAACACCCCCCGCCGTCTAATGGAATACCTCAAACAGCACGGCCCCAGCACCATCAAGGAACTGATGGCGCACCTGGGCCTGAGCCAGACTGCCGTGCGGCACCAACTCAATAGCTTAGAAAAAAGCGGCTGGCTGGCGCGGGAACAGCGGCGTGAGGGCAGGGGCCGCCCGGCCACCGTGTACCGGCTGACCCAGGCATCGGAAGGGCTTTTTCCCAAGCGCTACCCCGAACTGCTGGACGCGGTACTGGCAGAGGCTGAACGAGAGGGCCTGCTCGAAAGGCTGCTGGAGGGAGTGGCCGAAAGCATGGCAGCAGAGCTAAGGCGCAAGCTAGAGGGCCTGGAAGGCCCGGCCAAGCTCGAGGCCCTGCTGACCCACATGGACTATGGCGACATGCTGGGTACCCTGGAGGAAACCCCAGCGGGGTGGGAGCTCAAAGCCCACAACTGCTTGTACTACGCTACCGGGCAACGCTTCGAGCCGGTTTGCAACCTGCCGCCCAAGGTCATTACCAAGGTCACCGGCCTGCCCGCCGAGCGTCCCTTCTGCCAGCGGGATGGACTTCGGGCCTGTCACTTTCTGATCGGCAAAGGCTAG
- a CDS encoding MFS transporter, translating to MPLSLKLRGALYYFGFWGANGLYQGFLAVHFRELGLSPTQIGLAIALFPLCSLLFSPPVAAWADARNKRVPVLMASLLALALSLLGLYLARGFGGVLLGMAALGLSLALAAPLADSLIGRMASRNGLEYGRMRLWGSLSFALASALAGLAWARVGYEAMFIVAAVATLPLIAIARALPEVAATEEGRGSLLHTLHGVFRHDRGTLLLLASVLLIGFGVGLAAPFLGLAMQDRGGAAAMVGFLYGTIALVEIVTMRYERRLSRRLGDAGVLMLSAGLYALAYLGMALANSPALMLACGMVVGMGFGLFFVGSVRIVDARAGAHQVSTLQSLRNGLAFGLAHLIAGPVGGGLYQAQGPGALFLLVALVFCLAFWLLWGARGNINTLPPHALTQSKTPA from the coding sequence GTGCCGTTGTCTTTGAAGTTACGGGGCGCGCTTTACTACTTTGGGTTCTGGGGGGCCAATGGGCTCTATCAGGGCTTCCTGGCGGTGCACTTTCGGGAACTGGGCCTGAGCCCCACGCAAATTGGCCTGGCCATTGCGCTGTTTCCGCTGTGCAGCTTGCTCTTTAGTCCGCCGGTGGCGGCCTGGGCCGATGCGCGGAATAAACGGGTGCCGGTGCTGATGGCTTCGCTTCTGGCTTTGGCCCTGTCGCTTTTGGGCCTGTACTTGGCTAGGGGCTTTGGGGGGGTGTTGCTGGGCATGGCGGCCCTGGGGCTCAGCCTGGCCTTAGCGGCCCCGCTGGCCGACAGCCTGATTGGGCGAATGGCCAGCCGGAACGGTCTCGAGTATGGCCGCATGCGCCTGTGGGGCAGCCTGAGCTTTGCCCTGGCTTCCGCGCTGGCAGGGCTGGCCTGGGCCCGGGTAGGCTACGAGGCCATGTTTATTGTGGCGGCGGTGGCGACCCTGCCCCTTATTGCCATCGCACGGGCCCTGCCCGAAGTGGCCGCCACAGAGGAAGGACGGGGAAGCCTCCTGCATACCCTGCACGGCGTGTTCCGGCACGACCGGGGTACCCTGTTGCTGCTGGCCAGTGTACTGCTGATAGGGTTTGGGGTGGGCTTGGCGGCCCCTTTTCTGGGGTTGGCCATGCAAGACCGGGGCGGGGCCGCCGCCATGGTGGGGTTTTTGTATGGCACCATCGCCCTGGTAGAGATTGTCACCATGCGCTACGAGCGCCGGCTCTCCCGCCGGCTGGGCGACGCCGGGGTGCTGATGCTTTCGGCCGGGCTTTATGCCCTGGCCTACCTCGGCATGGCCCTGGCCAACAGTCCGGCGCTGATGCTGGCCTGTGGGATGGTAGTCGGGATGGGATTTGGGCTCTTTTTCGTGGGCTCGGTGCGGATTGTGGACGCCCGTGCCGGGGCCCACCAGGTCAGCACCCTGCAAAGCCTGCGCAACGGGCTGGCTTTTGGCCTGGCTCATTTGATTGCCGGGCCGGTGGGGGGTGGGCTCTACCAGGCCCAGGGGCCTGGGGCGCTGTTTTTGCTGGTAGCGCTTGTTTTCTGCCTGGCTTTCTGGCTATTGTGGGGGGCTCGAGGCAACATCAACACCCTCCCGCCCCATGCCCTGACCCAAAGCAAAACCCCGGCCTGA